A genomic segment from Spinacia oleracea cultivar Varoflay chromosome 3, BTI_SOV_V1, whole genome shotgun sequence encodes:
- the LOC130469800 gene encoding uncharacterized protein — protein sequence MSLDIEELNLDIEELLSDSDEEDFQQLMTIYINFKNNGFLKKKPRLQRISKLTGHQYIQHSLDTIHRHFRRVLYAISSLSKHLIIPPPFDEAPPEIKNNPRYYPIFKDCIGAIDGTHVSARVPQDQQIPYRGKKVAPTMNVMCACSFDMKFTFVMVGWEGTANDSRIFWETITNIEQTKFPMPPRRKYYLIDSGYTNMPGFLSPYRGERYHLRDYRGTTSPQGPEEIFNYTHSSLRNVIERCFGVLKARFPILRDMPQYDLKRQKYIILSCCVVHNFIKMCKDGDPLFIHYADENVELEDEGILNGSEELATPSVSQNKLRRMGKFRDRLAKRLWERQTSQ from the exons ATGAGTTTAGATATTGAAGAACTTAATTTGGATATCGAAGAACTTTTATCAGATTCAGATGAGGAGGATTTTCAACAATTAATGACAATTTATATTAACTTCAAGAATAATGGATTTCTTAAAAAGAAACCCCGCTTGCAAAGGATTTCAAAGTTAACTGGTCATCAATAT ATTCAACATTCTTTGGACACAATTCATCGTCATTTTCGGAGGGTCTTGTATGCCATATCTTCTTTGTCGAAGCATTTGATCATTCCTCCACCATTTGATGAAGCTCCTCCAGAGATAAAAAATAATCCAAGATATTATCCGATATTCAAG GATTGTATTGGAGCTATTGATGGAACTCATGTATCAGCACGTGTACCGCAAGATCAACAAATTCCATATCGGGGGAAAAAAGTTGCGCCTACGATGAACGTAATGTGTGCTTGCTCATTTGACATGAAATTCACATTTGTGATGGTTGGATGGGAAGGTACGGCAAATGATTCAAGAATCTTTTGGGAAACGATTACAAATATAGAACAAACTAAGTTTCCAATGCCTCCGAGGAGGAAATATTATCTAATTGACTCGGGGTACACAAATATGCCTGGCTTTCTTTCACCGTATCGTGGAGAACGGTATCATTTGCGTGACTACAGGGGAACAACGAGCCCACAAGGTCCAGAggagatatttaattatacacATTCTTCATTGCGTAATGTTATTGAAAGATGTTTTGGGGTGTTGAAAGCTAGATTCCCCATTCTCAGAGACATGCCTCAGTATGATTTAAAAAGACAAAAGTATATTATTTTGTCATGCTGTGTTGTccacaattttataaaaatgtGCAAGGATGGAGATCCCTTGTTCATACATTATGCAGATGAAAACGTAGAACTTGAAGATGAAGGAATACTCAATGGCTCTGAAGAATTAGCGACTCCTAGTGTTAGTCAAAATAAACTTCGTCGAATGGGCAAGTTTCGAGATCGTTTAGCAAAACGTTTGTGGGAAAGACAAACTTCACAATGA
- the LOC110802472 gene encoding uncharacterized protein — protein MVSNNYLMQEGAGEELKGILNMSIPNNEIKCEDDVVEIDGIGGAGVKRGNRPTTTLTKPAWKTVKQRLKEESKKDYSQEQLKNKYNQLRQGWKDFGKLIGETGIGYNAVTYQLSAEDDVWKKLYEKHKSAKTFRRKGCKHFDKLCIIFGDTTTTGVSSHPSTKSPSDSEDENDTDGEEGDLEKQCEDGPKNKKVKTNVNPKKLRERVNTAMADALVAMSENSKKKLELLEKNFNGSDEGGHQSVEDHDLLMECVDKLSALEGIDGASFAKATKLIHDDPLWRKMFLRFPDDRKIDFVLNL, from the exons ATGGTGAGCAACAACTATCTCATGCAGGAAGGAGCTGGAGAAGAATTGAAGGGTATTTTGAAT ATGTCAATTCCGAACAATGAGATTAAGTGTGAAGATGATGTCGTTGAGATTGATGGTATTGGAGGAGCAGGG GTGAAAAGGGGAAATAGGCCAACAACCACCCTTACCAAGCCAGCTTGGAAGACCGTCAAGCAAAGACTGAAAGAGGAGTCAAAAAAAGATTATAGTCAAGAACAACTTAAGAACAAATATAATCAATTAAGACAAGGATGGAAGGACTTTGGTAAATTAATAGGGGAAACTGGGATTGGATACAATGCTGTGACTTATCAACTTTCGGCTGAGGATGATGTATGGAAAAAGTTATATGAG AAACATAAGTCTGCCAAAACCTTTAGAAGGAAAGGATGTAAGCATTTTGATAAACTATGCATAATTTTTGGTGATACAACAACTACTGGTGTTAGTTCACATCCTTCTACAAAAAGCCCTTCTGATAGTGAGGATGAAAATGACACTGATGGAGAAGAAGGTGATTTAGAAAAACAATGTGAAGACGGTCCAAAAAAcaagaaagtcaaaactaatgtCAATCCTAAGAAATTAAGGGAGAGAGTTAATACAGCAATGGCAGATGCATTGGTTGCAATGAGTGAGAATTCTAAGAAAAAACTTGAACTTCTTGAGAAAAATTTTAATGGTAGTGATGAAGGTGGACACCAATCGGTGGAGGATCATGATTTGCTAATGGAATGCGTTGATAAATTGAGTGCTCTCGAGGGAATTGACGGGGCTTCATTTGCAAAGGCAACTAAACTCATACATGATGATCCATTATGGAGGAAAATGTTCCTTCGATTTCCAGATGATAGGAAAATAGATTTTGTTCTTAATCTTTAA
- the LOC110802473 gene encoding GDSL esterase/lipase EXL3: MKYFSGIMLYNYMVILATFIQIYYCEGIEFPEKGKVPAFIVFGDSIVDPGNNNYIATVGKADFPPYGRDFPGRVPTGRYSNGKIPSDFFAEELGIKEFVPPYLDPKLNINELLTGVSFASGAAGYDPDSAKLANVLTLEDQLKYFKGYIKKLKAAVGENRTSAIISESVYLVCAGSNDITNTYFSLPFARLKYNVPAYTSKMVNWSSTFVQELYGLGARRIGVVSAPPCGCLPSQRTLHGGLRKSCADKENQASILFNGKLSTELSNLNQKLPQSRFVYLDIYNPLLNLINNPSQSGFEVANKGCCGTGNLAVSFLCSKLNPLGACKDASKYIFWDSFHPTEAAYKIIVHHVLQQSVANFF; this comes from the exons ATGAAATATTTCTCGGGAATAATGCTATATAATTATATGGTAATATTGGCAACATTTATACAAATATATTATTGTGAAGGCATAGAGTTTCCAGAAAAAGGAAAGGTGCCTGCATTTATAGTATTTGGTGATTCAATTGTGGATCCTGGAAATAATAATTACATTGCTACGGTTGGAAAGGCTGATTTCCCACCTTATGGGAGAGACTTCCCTGGTCGTGTGCCTACGGGAAGATACAGCAATGGCAAAATCCCCTCTGATTTCTTTG CCGAAGAACTTGGGATAAAAGAGTTTGTGCCTCCTTATTTGGATCCAAAACTCAATATCAATGAACTTCTTACTGGTGTTAGTTTCGCGTCTGGTGCTGCTGGTTATGATCCTGATTCAGCAAAATTAGCG AATGTATTGACATTAGAGGATCAGTTGAAGTATTTCAAAGGGTATATAAAAAAGCTAAAGGCTGCGGTAGGAGAAAACAGAACATCGGCAATCATTTCCGAAAGCGTCTACTTAGTTTGTGCTGGAAGCAATGACATTACCAACACTTATTTCTCTTTACCATTTGCAAGACTTAAGTACAATGTTCCCGCATATACTAGTAAGATGGTCAATTGGTCTTCCACTTTCGTGCAG GAATTATACGGTTTGGGGGCAAGAAGGATAGGCGTGGTTAGTGCACCACCCTGCGGTTGTCTTCCATCACAAAGAACATTGCACGGCGGTCTAAGAAAATCCTGTGCCGATAAAGAAAATCAAGCTTCCATTTTATTCAACGGCAAGCTCTCTACTGAACTAAGTAACCTCAATCAAAAACTACCACAATCTAGATTCGTGTATCTCGATATCTACAACCCATTACTCAATCTCATCAACAACCCTTCTCAATCAG GATTTGAGGTTGCAAACAAAGGATGTTGCGGAACGGGAAACTTAGCGGTGTCTTTCCTTTGTTCGAAGTTGAATCCTTTAGGGGCTTGTAAAGATGCCTCAAAATACATATTCTGGGATAGTTTTCACCCAACAGAAGCCGCTTATAAAATCATTGTCCATCATGTCCTCCAACAAAGCGTTGCCAATTTCTTTTAG